The following is a genomic window from Zalophus californianus isolate mZalCal1 chromosome 10, mZalCal1.pri.v2, whole genome shotgun sequence.
TCAAAGCTTGGGGTCATAACAGTTACGCTGTTTTATCTAGGGACTTGAGCGTTCATCTACCGGTTTTCAGTTTTGCTAATTTCTAAGGGTTGCATATAATTTAAATCTACCAGATGAAGCTTGTTTATCAAGTTAGTGTGACAACAATATCAGTTAAGTCTGTTTAAATGGTTTTAATTATTTGCACAAATAATTCAAATGGTTTAATAGGCTGTTTCCTCTACAGATTTTCTCAACctctgacatttggggctggttCTCTAGTTGTTGTGGGGGCCGTGCTGGGCGTTCTAGGGTGGTCAGTACCCTCTACCCACTGAATGCCACTAGGGCCCCCCGCCACCCTGCACTTTGTTGTGACAGCGGAAGCTCCCCAGACGCTGCCCCACGTCCTCTTGGGGGCGCAGCTGCCTTGAGAGTTGAGAACCACAACTCTAAACTGAAACTTGTATGTGTTGCAGTGCGTATTTATAATCTGTTACTTCTCAAAAGGTTAAAACTAGTTGTATAAACCAGGAGTAGGACAAGGTTTTAGCACAACGTAAGCAAAGTATCTGCTCTTTTGGTATAAATAAATGGCAAGAGTCTTGGTTAAAGAGGATGTTGTTCTTGTAAGCCATGACATGTAAGCCATGACcccatttttagttatttttatcagAATATACTTCAaagatggggctcctggctggctcagtcagaagaccaTGAGACTGTTGATcccagggtggtgagtttgagccccactttgggtgtagagattacttaaataaataaaacttaaaaaaaaaaaaaacattaaagaatctcctaaaataaaatatacttaagcACAGGTTGGTTTGCTTGCCTTTTAAAATAAGCGTGGTGTCTGTCTTTTACTAATATAGGAGAGAATTCTGTTTATTTGTTCCAGGAGAACAATTTTACTCCTATCTCCGTAGTTtccttgtggaaaaaaaaaaaagctgatataTGAACAACTATCACATACTTGAATAACTTGCTCAATTTCACTAATAATTTTAGACGTGCAGGACTTGCTGTTTGTTTGCTCTTGTCAGACTGGCATACGTATCTGTCTCTGGAAGTCAGGAAGGAGAAATTCCAGTTCATACAGTCATTACCTCTTGGGAATGGAGGCTCCGCCTGTTGCCTCAACTTTGTACTGATTTCATGATTTCTCTGTAAACTCAGGGTATGCTGAGTTTACAAATATCTGAATTCCAAATTGTCGAATAAGTTCATAGCCCACTAAGAATGTGTGCTTACTTCCCCGGCCTTTGAAAGAATATgctgttttctttagaaaagttAACTTAGTCGAAAGTGAGTGTGGTTAAGCCTGGTGACCTCCTACGGGGCTCTGCATTGTGTGACTACGTGGACCTCAATTATTTAAAGCATTTCTGCAAGTAACTTtgtgaaaaatttttttgatttgtGAAATAATCCATGCTCTTGAAAGGTATTTAGACTGTCATGTTTGTACTTTGTAAAAAATGCTCTCTTTTAATCAAAGGTTTGAGGTACCTTCAAAGTCTAAATTTTGAACGTATAGTGATGAGCCAGCTAAATCCCCTGAAGATTTGTCTGCCTTCAGTAGTTAACTTCTTTGCTGCAATCACAAGGTAAGTTATTTATACTTTATGGgtggaaattatttaaaaataaatttgtgttagtATCAGTATTGTACAAGTCCATTAAATTTCTGTGAAATTATTCAGTAAAATTAGTAaccataaaacacataaaaactaGTAACCCCCTACTTAAAGGAAGGACTGCAGTGAagcttttgtttttatgcttTGATGATACTGGAAGTTACTAGTGCTTTGTATTCAAAGATGATAATTCAGTGGAAGCCTCGGCACTTTGAAATGAGTAAGGCAACCAGTAAGCTGGGAGGTACAGACCAAAGCTGTTTCTTAGAGTAATACACAGAGACCGGCTGCGGGAGGCGTGTACAGCGTCAGGCGGGGGCTGGGTCCCGCGTCCCGCGCACCCTGGAGGTGCGTCACGCAGAACTCGCTGCGTCCTCCCCGTCCTAGGGTGGTAGTGGTTAAGTCCTGTTTCACACCGGGATGGTGGGGTCCCAGAGAGACGGCATGACTCGTGAGAAGTGGCTGCCCAGTGGCCAGGCCAGTGCACAAACACAGGCAGTTTGGCATTCCCCGAACGATTCTGCTTCAGGTACAAAGAGAGTTGGAGACTTTGAGCCCTCGGTCAGGGTATTCAGGGTAGGATCATAGCTTAAAATCTTCAACACACAGGAGTCTGTTCTGTTAGGAGACAAAGGTAATTCTTTCATCCCTTAGTCCCGTAGACCGATTGCTACTCTTATTCAgtaatcttatttttcctttgctgggcCTGTAGTTCAAGGTGTTCTGTCTCTCCTGAGCTCTCAAAAATGATAAGAGAATTAAGGAAAGGAATAAACGACAAGCAGGAGCGTTGGGGGGCGGAGGGGTGTGAAAGGTTCCCGCACAGTGTGGGGAGACAGGAGGCGGCAGAtggagagcagcagaggcaggAGCCCCTAGAATATTCCTGCGGTGGCAGCAGACTGTTCGACAGGCGTGGGTTTGGGGTCCGGTGGACAGTGGCCTTCGGGCTCACGTGTGAGGCTGAGAGCAAGACCTGGGGACGGAGGTCTGTGTCCAACTGATGGGTCATTCTGgggcttttgcttttgcttcctaAATGGGTTGGGGACGCCTCTTGACCCATACAGGTGCATTTGATTTGAACTGCTGTGTCTCGTTTTGTTAATTGGTTTTTAATCGTTTGTTGGGATTTAAGCTGTTACTTTTTCAGAGTTGGGGGCGGCAGCTTAGGGGCCTCGTTACAGGCATGTCCAGTAGAGCCCTCAGCTCCCCTCAGTTACCACCGTCCTGTCAGAGAAGCCCCTTTCTGCCAGCCTCCTCATCGCCTTACAGATAGCAGACGCCACTTGGACAGCTTAGAGCATCTTGCCAACCAAGAGAGTCCTACCTCGAACACACTCAGTTTTAGTGAGTCGTGTGTATCACTGAGCACCCTCTTGCTCCTTGGCAAGCGTCTAAACAGCAGGCCCAGAAGCTGTGTCCTGAAAGCATTGCTTCCTGTTGTATGTGATTGTTTTCTTGCACGTGGTATGTGTGATATGTGTGCAGTCAGCACGGTTGTGACAGGAACAGGCACCTCTGTGCAGTTAGTGCACGAGGTTAACGCCTTCTGTCTGTGTCTTGGCTTTGTTGTTCTGCAGCAAATACCAGCTGGTTTTCTGCTACACCATCATCGAGAGGAATAATCGCCAGATGCTGCCGGTCATTAGAAACACGGCTGGCGGGGACTCGGTGCAAACCTGCACAAACCCACTTGACACCTTCTTCCCCTTCGATCCATGTGTGCTTAAGAGGTGGGTACTCTCAGCCTGTCGACCGGCCAGGGCACTGTACACGGGACGTGTATTTGCTTTCCCCAGGCTGAGGGTTTCTTTGTCGTAAGTGGCTCAGGGTCCCCGTTGCATGTTTCATGGGCCTCAGGCAGAGAATGCCTGTTAGAGGCTGTGGGGTGTGCAGCCCTGTAGTTCAAGAAGAACCCCGATTGACACCAAAGGTTTTTCATCTATCTTCTGTTTTCCTGTAAACCGGTCGTTTTCAACACAAAACGGGCTGGGTATAGAGGTTCCCGGGTGGGGAGGATGCTGCCTATTCGTGGCTCACAATTTTCTGCCAGGCGACTTGTTCCTTCCTCTAGAGACCACGTTCCCTGCTGCTGCCGAGGATAAACAGCAGCCACGCTGTTCATCTGGGCGGGTAATGGTGAAAAACCACGAGGCCAGTCTTTAACTTTGCATTTGTATAAGGACACAGGCTTACTGTGCAGTTTCTAACTAGCAACACCACGATTTAGGATTATCTGGCCTTCCAAGTCTTGGTTGACTGAAACCACATTGGTCTTTTTCCCCAAACTAATCTTTAGTAGAATTACTGTaggaatataaaaaatgaaatttcagagtaacataatttttttttttgtcttttaagcttttatttaaggGCAATGATCTATGATGTAGATTTTAGATCTTATTAGAAGCAGCCACATCCATGGACTGCACATAGTCCTCAAAAGCAGTGATCTGCTCCTCCAGCATATCTGTTCCAACTTTATCATCTTCCACTACACACTGTATTTGAAGTTTTTTAATTCCATATCCCACTGGAACTAGTTTAGAAGAGCCCCAGACCAAGCCGTCTGCCTGAATGCTTCGGACGCACTCCTCTAGTTTTGCCATATCTGTCTCATCATCCCAAGGTTTCACATCTAGTAATATGGAAGACTTGGCAACAAGTGCAGGTTTTTTGGCTTGCTTTGACTCATACTGTGCAAGGCGTTCCTCTCTTAGCCTCTTCGCTTCTTCgctttcctcctcctcatcagaTCCAGAGAGATCAATGTCATCATCATCTTTACTATCTGTAGCTCCACTTCCTGTGGTGTCTTCCACATTAGCAGGGCCATACTTGCCCAAAGCTTTCTTCACTCCTGGAAGGCTGGCCTTCTCCTTTTCATAAGACTTGATGTGATTATACCAGCGGAGGGCATGATACAAGTCGGCAGGTGGGGGGCCAGAGACTGCTTCAAATACTGCCACGTCTGCTTGTGACGGCACATACCCCTGGATGTAGCTCTTGTCTGCTAGGTAGTCGTTGAGCACCTGGAGACCGGCGGGGCTTTTCAGGTCTCCAAAACCCATGCCGTCGGCTGATCCCAGGAACCGGGCAGCAGCGAAGGAAAAGAGGAGTGAAGGTAGTCCCataatgttgtttttatttggacTTACTCTAACTCATTGTCAGTCCTGGCAGACttgagaaataatttcatttgaaaataaaaagatgagaaacAGTAGCTGAATATGCCATCTGAGTAGATGAAGCTGTACAAACAAGGAGCCGTGTTATTTACAGTACTGACATCTAGTATTTTTTGGCACAATGATTATTTGaaacatagtttttattttgggTAGTGGATGCTGTTGAGTAAAGAGCCAGCCTGACATGTCTGACCTTCAGTATGGCATTGAACTTGATTTTGAAATGTGACCTCTGTCGACAGGTCGAAGAAATTCATCGATCCTGTTTATCAGATATGGGAAGACATGAGTGCAGAAGAGCTTCAGGAGTTTAAGAAACccattaaaaaggtaaatttgtgACTCAGCACACTGGGAACCTCCAGCGTGGTTACAGACCACAGTCAAATAGTACATAGCAATGTTAAATCTACAAAACAtgacattttattcattctgccTTTACAAAAATCCAAGCTCAGTATGTTCTTAcgaaaagaatttttatttttttttgaattaatttatttatttggcagagagagagacagcaagagcaggaacacaagcagggggagtgggagagggagaagcaggcttcccgcggagcagggagcctgatgtgggacttgatcccaggaccccagggatcatgacctgagccgaaggcagacgcttaacgactgagccacccaggcgccccaagaatttttattgtttaaagtaGACACTCTATTATAAGCAGACTTTGGAAGTGAAGGTTTATTAAAAATCAGCTCAACAAATTAAGATCATTACCACCAAGTAACAATCTGAAATTTACTTAAGTCTCGGTTTTCATAAGTAATCATTGGaaagctcttttttctttatattttgctcGGGTGGGGGCggttgttcattcactcatttccATTGTGTTAGGTCCAAGGGTGAGGACGCTGAGCGAGAATGCATGTCATGCTGCCTGCCCTCTTTGAGCTTAAAATCTGTTAGTTATGACGTATGACGAGCAGTTGTGTGGGTGGTTGGTCGTGAAGAAGTGTGCATCAGAGGAAGCTTCCAAAATTTAAGATATCTTTCTTTACCTTCCTCTTTCTAGAAGCGGCACATTCCTGAGAGGAGCTCTTGAAACTtccccttgcctctggtgatCCTACTGATGACCTCTGTTCTTTATGTAGGAGGTGGTGGACGATGAGGATGATGATTTTTTGAAAGGTGAAGTTGGGATCACTCCGAGCTCCTTTGACACGCATTTCCGAAGTCCCTCGAGTAGTGTGGGCTCTCCTCCCGTGTTATATCTGCCAGACCAGTCCCCTCTGATTGCAAGGATTTGTGATTGAGACGAGCATTCCTCCTCACCACGCCCACCCTGTTTCGACTAGAGCGGGGACATGCCTCAGGCATCTTACTTTCAAGGTAGACCTACTCTAGTGTCTGAACGGACgtggttttcttctgtttttgctcCCCTCCAGACAAAAGGAAAAGACTGGATATCATGTGCAATATTTTAGAATGGAGTTGATGATAAATGTTGAAGGCTTGGTTctttgtttaatgtatattttatttctgttacagttTTCTGACATCGTGAAATTTCTAATATTGGCAATAGCCTGTTTTAACCGATTGCATTTTTCACACAGGTTTTGTCTGAGCCGTACGTAGTCAAAGGACTGTGTTGATCCGATTTCTTTTCAGTGAACAACTGCTCTATGTAGACACTGTCCAGTGTCTTTAAAATGATTTACTTTGGACACATTGTTGCCCCTCAGCTGGAACTGTATCTGTGTGTTGGGATTTCAGTGGGGTGCAGGGAGGAcgggaggaaggtggggaggtgGCCAGAGCTGGTCCCTGATGCTGGAAACTGGAGCTGGTACGGAGGACCCTCAGGGACTTTGGAGACCAGTGAAATCCTGGAGGGAAGAGCTGGAGGATTTAGGGAAATAGAAGCAGACAAATCATATGCTTGTGAgtttaaaaatggatttaaaagaaaCATGGAGATCGGGGTAAATGGAATTCCCATGCACGGAGACTGGGGTTGGACTTTTATAAAACACAGCACATGGCATTTTACCCTGAGGCTCCCAGGAGCTGTTAGAACTGGAACTACTTGTTTGTAGGGGAATgttacttggattttttttttttcctaaactagAAGCAGTTGGTCATCTTGAGAATATCTTTGTGCTAACAGGGTGCGGAAAGGGGGGCTTGGTAGAATGGTTTCACTAGCGACAACAGACCAAGGTTACAGCTCCAGCCTCCGTCTGCTGGCTGTTCGGATCGTGGATTTCAGCTCAGTGAGATCCTCCTCCGGGGAGgttctttttgtacttttataaCTAAACACTGAGAGAGAGGAGTTGGAACAACCTCACTTTATATAACACGTGTGTGCAAACACTGCTAGACTCATTTTATAGCTATTGCATATTT
Proteins encoded in this region:
- the LOC113932442 gene encoding elongation factor 1-beta-like, with protein sequence MGLPSLLFSFAAARFLGSADGMGFGDLKSPAGLQVLNDYLADKSYIQGYVPSQADVAVFEAVSGPPPADLYHALRWYNHIKSYEKEKASLPGVKKALGKYGPANVEDTTGSGATDSKDDDDIDLSGSDEEEESEEAKRLREERLAQYESKQAKKPALVAKSSILLDVKPWDDETDMAKLEECVRSIQADGLVWGSSKLVPVGYGIKKLQIQCVVEDDKVGTDMLEEQITAFEDYVQSMDVAASNKI